The genomic stretch CCCAGAGGCCAAGCTCCCAAGGTAATAAGGTTCACTCCACAAGTGTGTTCCCACTtcccaggcagggagaagagACCATGTCTCCGTTGCCAGGACGCAGTGAATGTGAGCTCTCCTAGGATGCTCTCACAAACACTTTTGTCCCCAAACTGCCAGTTTCAGACTTCAGAcaggcaaaggagaaagaagatgaaggcCAGGGGCGGGAAAGCTCGAGGCTTGTGGTGGAACTCTCCAGTCTGCTTCTGTGTACCAGTGAGTTCTTCCTTAGATGTTCATCCACATCAGGCTTCAGTGCTGCCATCTCCGAATGGTCACCAATTATGTGTTCTTTATGCTAATAATACTATGCTTGTGGGGGCTCGGGGGTTAGACAGTAATATCGTGGGTATAGCATTGTAAATGAATGTACTAAAGAACTTTCTTTGCTGCAACGCATATAAAAATCTTCCACATACAGGGATGAGTTAAGAGTCAGctagaaggccgggcggtggtggcacacgcctttaatcccagcacttgggaggcagaggcaggtgaatctctgtgagttcgagaccagcctggtctacaagagctagttccaggacaggctccaaaaccacagagaaaccctgtctcgaaaaacttaaaaaaaaaaaaaaaaaaaaaaaagagtcagctAGAAGCCGATTCATAGTCCAGTGGCTTAGTCTGCTAACTCAGTGAGCTTCCCGGTGTGAGGGACTAAACCTCCCTGAGATGATGTGTGTGTCACTTAAGACGGTGTGAcctctctcctccagcccggcaagatgcccaagggaaagaaggccaaggggaagaaggtggCCCCGGCCCCCACCGTCGTGAAGAAGCAGGAGGCGAAGAAGGTGGTGAATCCTTTGTTTGAGAAGAGGCCTAAGAACTTCGGCATTGGGCAGGAcatccagcccaagagagatctCACATGCTTCCTCAAATGGCCCCGCTACATCAGGCTGCAGCGGCAGAGGGCCATCCTCTATAAGCGCCTCAAAGTTCCTCCTGCCGTTAACCAGTTCACCCAGGCCCTGGACCGGCAAACAGCTACCCAGTTGCTTAAACTTGCCCACAAGTACAGGCCAGAgaccaagcaggaaaagaagcagaggctgctggaccgtgctgagaagaaagctgccGGCAAAGGGGATGTCCCAACTAAGAGACGACCTGTCCTTCGAGCGGGCGTCAATACAGTCACCACTTTGGTagagaacaagaaggctcagctggtggTGACTGCCCACGATGTAGACCCCATtgagctggtggtcttcctgcctgccctgtgtcgcaagatgggggtcccctactgcatcatcaagggaaaggccaggctgggacggctggtccacaggaagatgtgcaccactgttgccttcacacaggttaactcagaagacaagggtgctctggccaagctggtggaagctattaggaccaattacaacgacagatatgatgagatccgctgccactggggaggcaacgtcctgggtcctaaatctgtggctcgaattgccaagctggaaaaggcaaaggccaaagaactcgccactaaactgggttaaatgtactgctgagttttctgtacataaatgtaattataaaaaaaaaaaaagatggtgtgAACATTAACCAAGATCGTGGCTGTAATGCTTACACAATTCCTTAGGTGTGCCTTGCTCCTTTAATGCTCACTTAATGCTGGttcctaaaataaaatgatgatgacGGGATTTTGAAGTACAGAGTGCCAATATAAATTAAAAGGATCCAATTATTCCCTATATGCAGGGACCGTCAATCCTGTGTTGCCACAAACAAACATCTCAAAATAGGCAAAGCTGAAATTTACTGTGATGTGTTAAAGGGGAAAAATGAGAGAGCCAGAAGCTTTCCCCGTTCATCTCTTAGAATAGGACTGTGGCTTACTTCCCAAAGTCTCCACTGCCTGGAGACAGGTGGGGAGGGGGACTTGGCAAAGACCTTGGCTTACTGGTTTAGCATTGATTTTTCTTGGATACATTGTCACTTTgctcattttgttctgtttatccTACTTACTAAGCAAACACCCTCTTACAGCCTCCACAGGCAAATCAATAAAGAGAAGATGGATCACCACCCGGACATGTCTGGGGGCCTAAACGCAAGTTAATATCTGAAGTACAAGGTGAACTACTTTTAGAGAAACTTCTTTGGATGGTGAGTCTCAGCTTTTCTAGCGTTTGTGGCAGGGAAGGTTCTAGAAAAACACCTGACAAGCAACACATACAAATAGGCAGGTCTGCCAGCTCTGAAAGAATGGCTTCCCTGGGGGATCATAGGAAGCCTTCATGTAAATCCTGGGATCCTTAGGAGTGGTGATGGGTAGAGAAAGGTTCACATGCAAAGGACCATCCTTACTCTGACATGCTGGCCTGTAAAAGGTCTTTATAAATTATCTCTATGCATGATCTCAACTTAGTAGCTGTAGGCATATTCTGGAGGACAAGAAGAAAATCTTCTTTTACTTTGAGCCCTAAATACCTGGTGGAAATCAACACTAGTAACTTGATCAGATAAAATTTATGAACGAGgcctttttcaaaatttttaggTTTGAAACTGTGATGTGAgtacattttccccttccctttcctccctccaaatcctcccatatctcctgtcttagtcagggctgctattgctgtgaagagacaccatgaccacagcaacccttaGAAAAGAAAACGTTTAGTGGAGGTGGCAgcctacagtttcagaagtttagttcacTATCATGGGGGAAGGGGGCATGGCagctgggagcatggcagcgtgcaggcagacatggtgctggagaaggagctgagattccTACACCTTGagcagcaggcaacaggaagtggtctgagacgctgggcatggcttgagcgtatatgagacctcaagcccacctccacagtgacacacttcctccaaaaaggccacacacactccaacaaaaccacacctcctaatagtgccactccctatgagctaaTGGGTGCCACTTACATTCAAATGACCACAACCccttcccactctccttcaaattcacggcctctttttttcactaattgttatcccatacctatatgtatatacatgtacattccTAAACATAATCTGTTAGTTCCAtaaatgttacttgtatgtgtatattcAGGGCTATTTTGCACTGGACAACCAATCGGTGTGTtattccctggagaagactgccTCTCTTGCTCCCAGAATTCTTCAGCTGCCTCTAGTTAATTGCGCAGGGTCAAGGCCTCCCAGGCTTTCCCCCTCTAGTGGAGTGTGGTCATTGGTGTCCTACTTGTTTGGCTCATGACTGGGTGGTcacgttggtgagactttatggttGACATTAATAggagacagtctcacagcaaactctgggatcctctggctcttacattcttccgGCCCCCTTCTTCCCACCATGTTCCTTGAGCCTTAAAGTGCAGGAGGGAAGCAGACCTTCTTTAATAACATTCGCTTTTCTCTGGACCCATGTTCAGCATATTACAGACCCATGTTCTACCAGTACATTCAGAGAGACGATatgaaggagagaagtgacagATGAGCTTTTGTTGGTGGCTTTTCTTAGCAAAGGTAGCTCATAGGCCTTGTTTGCTGGGAGTGAAGTTCCCCTGGCCTGCCAGCAGCAACACGAGGCTTgggtttccctttcctcttctcagaaccaAGTCCCACCATGCATTCACCCCATCTCCTTGGACAGGAATTAGGTGTCTTTGGAAGCGAATGCCATTCTTTCAGGTCATGGCTCTCCTATCTGGAGCATAGCTTAAATACCTTAGCGATGAATCCAAGGGCCTTAGAACATTTACATACATTCAATTTTAATAGTAGGGATGGAAAATTACAAACCACTTCCCATTCTGTTAGTATGCCCATCTGATATAACTGTAATAAACAGAGCCTGTAACGCATAGGGCCTAGCATTCCCTCTGTCTAgtatataataaaggaaaaacCCATGCAGAAAGCCCACAGCGGGCGTGGAGGGAAATAGAGAGTTAGGAGACTTCAACTCTAACTGCCCACAATAATCACATTTGCTACTTTGTAATATTTTCCGAAGATTGTTTTCCAGGATCAttttatcctggaaaaaaaaatcaggcaaagAAGAGATGATAAACTCTCCCCCATTTATTGAATAGTTAATTTATAATGCCTGTAAACCTGCCTAGAGATTAGAATCAAAGCCGTGTTTAATAGACCAGGCACGGGTATTAAACGGTACTTATTACAAATACATgagtctgagctacatgaggaTGGTTTATGGGAGCTGGGTGAGTTTTCGATATAAAGATGTTTAGAAAAGGTGTTTTATTCTCgcgaaaaatgaaaacaaacaaacaaaaaaaaccaaacaaccccccccccaacttcaGATGTTTATCCTTAAAAGAGAGTTGGGTTGGACAACCCATTGATGGGTTAATGGGATTAGATGCAATTTATGTAGATGAAATTAAACAATACATTGAATGCCCACATACAGTATGCCAGGAGAATCTCAGAAGGCTGCAAGTCGAATGTTTCCTTTTTGGGGTGCTATTAATGTCGCAAGTGGCAGCTGTGCCTTTAGACTTGCATTTCAGAGTTAGCTACGAGGGGCGCATGCTCCTCAGCACTTGGGTTAGTCTATCCTGGGGTGAGTCACTGAGAGGAATACGGATCACACTTCCTTCTTAGCTGGCTTTTCAATTAGCCACTAGCCACtgggcttcaggaagtcccttgGCTCCATTGTATAGCAGCAAGGAAGACCATCTCCAGAGCGCCTTACCCAGTGTTTACTACTGTAACtggggcttctttttctttccttctgccacatTCTTCCAGTGTGTTCCATGGTCAGAGTTGTGCCAAGAAGATTATTTCTGCGCTGAACATCAACTTTTGTCATGGCAGAGTTTAGTGGCTAGTGTTTATTAAGCCGTTTTTCTGGTTGTAGATAAGCTCATGCTCACTCAAAGGGTCCTCTTCACACTTGAAGGACATGGTCATAATTTAAGCCTACTCTGCCTCCCTCCTGTTGACTCCTGTTctaatccttcctttctttccccttcttccttccaaactTCTTATCAAGACAGCAGCGAATACTCATTGCCCGTGAATCCATGATGCTAAGATAACGTGTCTTTAGCACAGTATGTGCTGGGTGTCTATGATCTCAAAACTGGGGCGGCTGCACAACAAGGATTTCTGCATGTTCTAGGTTAgtctggggctacatagtgatttccatgCCAGTCTGACGACagagtgagagtctgtctcaaataaccaaaaatatTCAGCAACAAAAGCAGGGCTCTCTCCCCAGCACCATTTTGGGTTTAAGAGAAATGTAATTTATCAATTGAATTTAGACTTACTGAATCAGAAACTCTGAGGATGAACCCAGCCACCTGCCTTTTTAACATTTGTTGAGTAATCCTGATGTGTATTTGAGGATGCTATTTCCACACAGATGGCTACTACGGCCACCATTGACAACTTGTAAATGTGCTATAATACAGATTCTCATTCATTGCCACTCATCAGAAGCTAGAGAATGCACACCTGTATGTAAACTTGTTTCTGGCGCTGATGTtacctgttctttctccttctgtgtccagactgttctttcattctcttctgtctcttctggTCCCTTTAATGCAGGTTTTGAAGACAAATTGCCACTGGGTCTCTTCTTTTCACTCTTGATATCTTTCTCAGAAAATCCCACACATCCTTCTGATTAGGGCTATGGTTTCTATGCTACTCCTGTCCAGTCGGCTTCTCTAGCTTTACTTTTCCTTTGGGTGGCTTCACCACCAGTTCCAATGGCCTCCAGAACACCAAAGCTCCTACAGCGTACTGAGTTATAATACAGAATTTtccattgagacagggtttctctgtgcagccctggctgtcctggaactcactctgtagaccaggactggcttcaaattcagagatcctcttgcctctgcctcccaagtgctgggattaaagggatgtgccatcaccgcccagctgagaAGGCAGAATTATTACAAGAAAGTCGCTACCTTCCTCATCACACATGTACACCTGCTGGGTCTCCTTTCTGATTTTAGCTCCAGCTGTAGGTTTCCCACTCAGAAGTAGGGAGGGTTCCTTTTCAAACACCTGTGATGTTCTAACCCTTTGCCTAAAATTTgacaattttatttactttgggttttttttttatttactttggggtttttttttttttttggcctatttaggaggcagaacaatggtttaaaaatggaaagctaaagagaaaatgagaaaatgggtagggggaagaagggagaaagaacaagagagcACAAGAAATGAGAGCGAGAGAGCATGCAAGAATAACCACTACGCTTATTTTAAAGAACTTCCCAGGCATCAGAGCAGCTGGCAGATGGACTACGATGGCCCTGTTCCCAGCGTGTCCAAATAGGAACTGGATGACCACACAGCAGAGGTGGAAGAGTCTCTTGAAGGACTGGGCTTGCTGACATTGATGTCTCACCCAACTTAGagattctgtttccttctgcccTCATGTAAGCCTTTAAGTCTTTTCACCCATCTTCCATGGCTAAACAAATATTTCAGCCAAAAGTCAGTGTCCGCCATTTTAGCCAGACTTggttttgtgtgtgcgtgtgtatgtatgtgtgtatgtgtgtgcgcgcgtgcgtgcgtgcgtgcgcacacCTTTCTTCCCACTCTGCTCCTCTCGCAGTTGTATGTCGTGAATTCATTCATCCCACATATTAGGTTCTAGATGCTGAAAACGTGGAACAGCATTTGCTATCCTTGGATTCCGACAGCATCCCTGTGAAGAGATGGGACGAGGTGACAGGGATAAAGGGTACCAATGGGATGAAGGAAAGAGGCATCTTTGACCTACTCAAAAAGTTCAGTCACGGGAACTGAGTTTTGAGGTCTGAGTAGGTATTACCTCGGCGAGAGTAAAGAAAGCAGTATCCAGAAGGACTACTCTGCAACAATATGTAAATCCAAGCTGCGTAATGCATTGGGAAAGACACGAGCGTTCACACAGATAAGGAGGCAAGAGACAAAGGAAGAGAGTTCATCCAGGGCTGTGTTTGAGCCAAgcccttttcatttcattttggcCATGGAGGACAATTTGCTTTCCAATTGTCACGACAGAGGCTGAGAGAGAAATGGTCTAAGACAGGCAGGAGGTAAGGACGGCTCAGCTAAGGATGGCACTAGGCAAGCATCAGACGAATTCTAGAAGTTACCCTGGAACAGCACGTGCAGAGTTCAAAAGCCTGATCAGGGGAGGGCAGAGACCCTGAGGCACATGTCACACAGCTATGCAAACAGTGGCACGTGAGTGGAGACTCCACGGAGTCTAAATGGCTGCCTGGCAAATAAAATCAGGGCTCGCTAGAATTAGAAGGCTCTCCTTTAGAAGAAACTAGAACAGAGTGAGGTAAGAGGGGGGAACAGGAGGCATATACACACCTGAGATTATTTCCACAAGCATCCTCCATGAAAACCAACTAAGAGATATCATTTATGAACACAGGGCTATGTATGCAGCCCTTAGGATCCCCCTCTGATAGACatgaagtgtttttattttagag from Chionomys nivalis chromosome 25, mChiNiv1.1, whole genome shotgun sequence encodes the following:
- the LOC130866457 gene encoding 60S ribosomal protein L7a-like, yielding MPKGKKAKGKKVAPAPTVVKKQEAKKVVNPLFEKRPKNFGIGQDIQPKRDLTCFLKWPRYIRLQRQRAILYKRLKVPPAVNQFTQALDRQTATQLLKLAHKYRPETKQEKKQRLLDRAEKKAAGKGDVPTKRRPVLRAGVNTVTTLVENKKAQLVVTAHDVDPIELVVFLPALCRKMGVPYCIIKGKARLGRLVHRKMCTTVAFTQVNSEDKGALAKLVEAIRTNYNDRYDEIRCHWGGNVLGPKSVARIAKLEKAKAKELATKLG